The following are encoded in a window of Thermoanaerobacter ethanolicus JW 200 genomic DNA:
- the pckA gene encoding phosphoenolpyruvate carboxykinase (ATP), translating into MYGLEKLNIINVKNVYRNFPVPKLVEEAIKRGEGVLANNGAFNVYTGKYTGRSPNDKFIVDEPEVHEDIWWENNKAISMDKFERLYNRLTAYLQNRDIFIFDGFVGADLQYRIPIRVITEYAYQSLLARQLFIRPNEEELRNHIPEYTLIAAPKFNSIPELDNVNSEAFIILSFTKKLIIIGGSQYGGEIKKSIFTLMNYLMPKRGVLSMHCSANIGKDGDTALFFGLSGTGKTTLSADPQRFLIGDDEHGWSDKGIFNFEGGCYAKCINLSKEKEPQIWNAIKFGTVLENVVYDENTRELDYSSDKITENTRAAYSIDFIPGAIPSGMGGHPKAIIFLTADAFGVLPPIAKLTKEQAMYYFLSGYTSKLAGTERGITEPQATFSTCFGAPFLPLKPMIYAKMLGEKIEKHNAKVYLVNTGWSGGPYGIGNRINLAYTRAMVTAALNGSLDDVEFVKDPIFNLNIPTSCPGVPSEILNPKNTWTDKEAYEKAAKNLALRFAENFKKYKDVTEEIKKSGPNV; encoded by the coding sequence ATGTACGGTCTTGAAAAATTAAATATAATCAATGTTAAAAACGTTTACCGTAATTTTCCCGTCCCTAAATTAGTTGAAGAAGCTATAAAAAGAGGAGAAGGAGTACTTGCAAATAATGGTGCTTTTAATGTTTATACCGGTAAATACACAGGTCGTTCTCCAAATGATAAATTTATTGTGGATGAACCAGAAGTTCATGAAGATATATGGTGGGAAAATAATAAAGCTATTTCTATGGATAAATTTGAAAGGTTGTACAACCGTTTAACTGCTTATTTACAAAATCGAGACATTTTTATATTTGACGGTTTTGTAGGTGCTGACCTTCAATATAGAATTCCTATAAGAGTTATAACAGAATATGCGTATCAGAGTTTACTGGCACGCCAATTGTTCATTCGCCCTAATGAAGAAGAACTTAGAAATCACATCCCCGAATACACGCTAATTGCTGCACCAAAGTTCAACTCTATACCTGAATTAGACAATGTAAATTCTGAAGCTTTTATTATATTAAGTTTCACTAAAAAACTAATTATAATCGGTGGCTCTCAGTATGGAGGGGAAATCAAAAAGTCAATCTTTACCCTCATGAACTATCTAATGCCAAAACGAGGCGTGTTATCAATGCATTGCTCTGCCAATATTGGCAAAGATGGAGATACCGCCCTCTTTTTCGGCTTGTCAGGAACGGGAAAAACTACCCTCTCTGCAGACCCTCAGAGGTTTTTAATTGGAGACGATGAACACGGATGGTCAGACAAAGGCATTTTCAACTTTGAAGGAGGATGTTATGCTAAATGCATAAATCTTTCAAAAGAAAAAGAGCCTCAAATTTGGAATGCTATAAAGTTTGGCACCGTACTTGAAAACGTTGTATATGATGAAAATACAAGAGAGCTCGACTATAGCAGTGATAAAATTACAGAAAACACAAGGGCAGCCTATTCTATTGACTTTATACCTGGTGCCATCCCGAGTGGAATGGGAGGGCATCCAAAAGCAATTATATTTTTAACAGCAGACGCTTTTGGGGTTTTGCCACCGATTGCTAAACTTACAAAAGAGCAAGCGATGTATTATTTTTTATCCGGTTACACCAGCAAATTAGCGGGCACAGAGAGAGGTATCACAGAGCCACAAGCTACTTTTTCTACTTGTTTTGGAGCACCCTTTTTACCTTTAAAACCAATGATTTATGCAAAAATGTTAGGAGAAAAAATTGAAAAACACAATGCAAAAGTTTATTTGGTAAACACTGGATGGTCTGGTGGACCTTATGGGATTGGAAACCGCATCAACTTGGCTTATACAAGAGCTATGGTGACAGCTGCATTAAATGGTTCACTGGATGACGTAGAATTTGTAAAAGACCCCATATTTAATTTAAATATACCAACTTCCTGTCCAGGAGTACCTTCAGAAATTTTGAATCCAAAAAATACATGGACTGACAAAGAAGCATATGAAAAAGCAGCAAAAAATTTAGCACTTAGATTTGCAGAAAACTTTAAAAAATACAAAGATGTAACTGAAGAAATTAAAAAATCAGGCCCAAATGTTTAA
- a CDS encoding replication-associated recombination protein A has protein sequence MEYKQASIFDNEVKKNKPLADRMRPKTLDEFVGQEHLLGKGKLLRELIEKDNITSMILWGPPGVGKTTLAMIIANMTNSKFITFSAVLSGIKEIKEIMAKAELDAMYGTRTVVFIDEIHRFNKAQQDAFLPHVEKGNIILIGATTENPSFEVNSALLSRSKVFVMKPLTEEDLLVLLKRALRDKERGLGMYDIEISGDQLKKIALFANGDARVALNTLEIAVMAAEVIEGKRIVTDDILADAMQKKTLLYDKEGEEHYNLISAFHKSLRNSDWDAAVYWLARMLEAGEDPLYVARRMIRFASEDIGLADPQALEMAVAAYNACHYIGMPECSVNLAQVAIYLALAPKSNAVYVAYNKAKKDAEETIAESVPMHLRNAPTKLMKELGYGKGYKYAHDFEEKVTDMQCLPDNLKDRKYYVPTDSGFEKDIQKRLEQITNLKKKGK, from the coding sequence ATGGAATACAAACAAGCATCTATATTTGATAATGAAGTGAAAAAAAATAAACCTTTGGCCGACAGGATGAGACCCAAAACTTTGGATGAGTTTGTAGGTCAAGAACATCTTTTAGGTAAAGGGAAATTACTTAGGGAATTGATTGAAAAGGACAATATTACTTCAATGATTTTGTGGGGGCCGCCAGGGGTAGGTAAAACTACCCTTGCTATGATTATAGCCAATATGACAAATTCTAAATTTATCACCTTTAGTGCTGTTTTATCAGGAATCAAAGAGATAAAGGAGATAATGGCAAAAGCTGAATTGGATGCTATGTATGGAACTAGAACTGTTGTATTTATTGATGAAATTCATCGCTTTAATAAAGCTCAGCAGGATGCTTTTTTGCCTCATGTGGAAAAAGGAAACATAATATTAATTGGTGCAACTACAGAAAATCCTTCTTTTGAGGTAAATTCAGCGCTTTTGTCTCGTTCTAAAGTTTTTGTCATGAAACCTCTTACAGAAGAAGATTTACTTGTACTACTTAAAAGAGCTTTAAGGGATAAAGAAAGAGGTCTTGGAATGTATGATATAGAAATTAGCGGAGATCAGCTTAAGAAGATTGCACTTTTTGCAAATGGAGATGCGAGAGTTGCTTTAAATACATTGGAGATTGCAGTTATGGCAGCAGAGGTAATTGAAGGGAAAAGAATTGTTACAGATGATATATTAGCAGATGCAATGCAAAAAAAGACTTTACTGTATGATAAAGAGGGAGAGGAGCACTATAATTTAATATCAGCTTTTCACAAATCTTTAAGAAATAGCGATTGGGATGCGGCAGTGTATTGGCTTGCAAGGATGTTAGAAGCGGGAGAAGACCCTCTCTATGTCGCAAGAAGGATGATACGCTTTGCCTCTGAAGATATTGGGCTTGCAGATCCTCAAGCTCTTGAAATGGCTGTTGCAGCATATAATGCTTGCCATTATATTGGAATGCCTGAATGTAGTGTAAATCTGGCACAGGTGGCAATATATTTAGCGTTAGCTCCTAAATCTAATGCGGTATACGTGGCATATAATAAAGCTAAAAAAGATGCAGAAGAGACAATTGCTGAAAGTGTGCCTATGCATTTAAGAAATGCTCCTACAAAGCTTATGAAAGAATTAGGATATGGCAAAGGGTATAAGTATGCACACGACTTTGAAGAGAAAGTAACAGATATGCAATGTCTACCGGATAATCTTAAAGACAGGAAATACTATGTACCGACGGATTCTGGTTTTGAGAAGGACATACAAAAGAGATTAGAGCAAATCACCAACTTAAAAAAGAAAGGAAAATAA
- a CDS encoding HIRAN domain-containing protein → MESIYIAITGCQYYYGTKVLKPGTIVRLEKDLYNDYDDEAISVTLAPLGQVGYVANSVGTVPRGCYSAGRIYDRFGSHAFAVVKFVTKDLAIAEFLEEDFVKVTIKFRLKEKRKKKYKNKT, encoded by the coding sequence GTGGAATCTATTTATATTGCAATAACTGGATGTCAATATTATTACGGCACAAAAGTTTTGAAACCAGGCACGATTGTAAGATTAGAAAAGGATTTGTACAATGACTATGATGATGAAGCAATATCTGTTACCCTTGCCCCATTAGGACAAGTAGGATATGTAGCTAATAGTGTTGGAACTGTTCCAAGAGGTTGTTATAGTGCAGGGCGAATTTACGATAGATTTGGGAGTCATGCCTTTGCTGTGGTAAAATTTGTGACAAAGGACCTTGCTATTGCAGAATTTTTAGAAGAGGACTTTGTAAAAGTTACTATAAAGTTCCGACTAAAAGAAAAAAGAAAGAAAAAGTACAAAAATAAAACTTAG
- a CDS encoding glycerol-3-phosphate acyltransferase, with the protein MIILLSILEFGCGSLMFSYWMGLMLGKRLEEVRDGNPGAFNLGHAAGFKMGVVGATFDFMKGYFPLVYFLEKGYVTGNAIAIVAIAPILGHAFSPFLKFKGGKALATTFGVWSAITRFKASLTYAVILGILKLGERRYNRGKPSIPEIDAVLDLVGFGILGGLLFLSSVESYLLLLWMLNFAVLLYKRKNDMNIVLKAKMVK; encoded by the coding sequence ATGATTATTCTGCTCAGCATATTGGAGTTTGGCTGTGGTTCATTGATGTTTTCATATTGGATGGGGCTTATGCTGGGAAAAAGATTAGAAGAAGTGAGGGATGGAAATCCCGGAGCTTTCAATTTAGGTCATGCAGCAGGCTTTAAAATGGGAGTCGTTGGCGCTACTTTTGATTTTATGAAGGGCTATTTTCCGCTGGTGTATTTTCTTGAAAAAGGGTATGTTACAGGAAATGCTATTGCAATTGTGGCAATAGCTCCTATTTTAGGCCACGCTTTTTCACCCTTTTTAAAATTTAAAGGGGGCAAAGCATTAGCCACTACTTTTGGAGTGTGGAGTGCCATTACTCGTTTTAAAGCTTCTTTGACCTATGCTGTCATTTTAGGTATTTTAAAATTAGGTGAGAGGCGGTATAATAGAGGAAAGCCTTCTATACCTGAAATAGATGCTGTATTAGACCTTGTAGGTTTTGGTATTCTAGGTGGGCTGTTGTTTTTGAGTAGTGTTGAAAGTTATTTACTTTTACTGTGGATGCTCAACTTTGCTGTGCTTTTATATAAAAGAAAGAATGATATGAATATTGTTTTAAAGGCCAAAATGGTAAAATAA
- a CDS encoding glycosyltransferase: MTVLILSIIGVISGFILFSRVIIKNGVQYYTGNVRVSVIIPARNEEKNLPYLLDSLQKQTYKPYEIIVVDDFSEDYTSEIAKTFGAKVIKNRELPKGWTGKNWALWNGFLESSGDVLIFLDADVRLSPFAVESLLKEQVKVGGAISVIPYHYTDKFYERLALITNILGIFAFTSPFERKSPKGLYGSCIVVDRENYEKVKGHYSVKGELLDDLNLGKKFSDAKINIKNFIGYDLVSFRMYPYGIISEIQGFSKGAILSANTLSFGTIFLIVLWLLGLVLVGFITPFLVFSHSPIAIFYEIGYLFYTLQILYFTKYTGRFGIFIPIFHFISTAFFILVTLHSFYQVAFKKKVLWKGREISVERRNNV, from the coding sequence ATGACTGTTTTGATTTTATCAATTATAGGAGTTATTAGTGGTTTTATATTATTTTCACGAGTTATTATTAAAAATGGTGTTCAATATTATACTGGTAATGTAAGGGTTTCTGTAATTATTCCTGCTAGAAATGAAGAAAAAAATTTACCATATCTTCTTGATAGTCTACAAAAACAAACTTATAAGCCTTATGAAATAATTGTAGTTGATGATTTTTCTGAGGATTATACAAGCGAAATAGCTAAAACTTTTGGAGCTAAAGTGATAAAAAATAGGGAATTACCTAAAGGATGGACAGGGAAAAATTGGGCTTTGTGGAATGGCTTTTTGGAGTCTAGTGGAGATGTACTTATTTTCCTTGATGCAGATGTGAGACTATCTCCTTTTGCAGTAGAGTCTCTTCTTAAGGAACAGGTGAAAGTTGGGGGAGCAATATCTGTAATTCCTTATCATTACACAGATAAGTTTTATGAAAGGCTTGCTCTTATAACTAATATTTTAGGGATATTTGCTTTTACTTCTCCTTTTGAAAGAAAAAGTCCAAAAGGCTTATATGGATCATGTATAGTAGTGGATAGGGAGAATTATGAGAAAGTTAAAGGGCACTATAGTGTAAAGGGAGAGCTATTAGATGACCTTAATTTAGGTAAAAAGTTCTCAGATGCCAAAATTAACATTAAAAATTTTATTGGATATGACCTTGTCTCTTTTAGGATGTACCCTTATGGTATTATAAGCGAAATACAGGGATTTAGCAAAGGAGCAATTTTGAGTGCAAATACTTTAAGTTTTGGAACGATTTTCTTGATAGTTTTATGGCTTTTAGGACTTGTATTAGTGGGATTTATAACTCCTTTTTTGGTTTTTTCTCATTCGCCTATTGCTATTTTTTACGAAATTGGCTATCTTTTTTATACTCTGCAAATACTATATTTTACAAAGTATACAGGAAGATTTGGTATATTTATTCCTATTTTTCATTTTATTTCGACAGCCTTTTTTATACTAGTAACTTTACATTCCTTTTATCAGGTGGCATTTAAGAAAAAAGTTTTATGGAAGGGTAGGGAAATAAGTGTAGAAAGAAGGAATAATGTATGA
- a CDS encoding carboxymuconolactone decarboxylase family protein, with protein sequence MSEEKANRIYDVKTFYKFVEDLLTHGGQPKPSKKVKLSKDFMERIMLAVTQVNGCPYCSYFHAKEALKSGMSKEEIKNLLNGEFGDVPEDQVVALMFAEHYAETAGHPDPDAYKRLLETYGEDYTYSIMNAIRAIMVGNTHGNAFHALRRRLGGKPLPNSTLGNELGVVFGIFVFVPVILIKQLFRRKN encoded by the coding sequence GTGTCAGAAGAAAAGGCAAATAGAATATACGATGTAAAAACATTTTATAAGTTTGTAGAAGATTTATTGACCCATGGAGGGCAGCCTAAACCTTCTAAAAAAGTGAAGTTAAGCAAAGATTTTATGGAAAGGATTATGCTGGCGGTAACACAAGTGAATGGTTGCCCCTATTGCAGTTATTTTCACGCCAAAGAGGCTTTGAAGTCAGGTATGTCAAAGGAAGAGATAAAAAATTTGTTAAATGGAGAATTTGGAGATGTTCCGGAAGACCAAGTGGTAGCTTTAATGTTTGCTGAGCATTATGCTGAGACTGCAGGACATCCTGATCCAGATGCCTATAAAAGACTTTTGGAGACTTATGGAGAGGACTATACTTATAGCATTATGAACGCTATAAGAGCTATTATGGTAGGTAATACTCATGGCAATGCTTTTCATGCTTTAAGAAGAAGATTAGGAGGTAAACCTCTTCCTAACAGCACATTGGGAAATGAATTAGGAGTAGTGTTTGGCATATTTGTATTTGTACCGGTCATACTAATTAAACAGCTTTTTAGAAGAAAGAATTAG